The window ATACTAAATTTCGTGGGTACATGTAGTTTGGGGAGGGAGATGATTaaagttttcagtatttttgaatgtattttaacTGGCCAAAGgtaataaattttgtttgtttgtttgtttgtttgtttgttttttagacagagtcttaccctgacacccaggctagagtgcagtggcataatctccacttactgggttcgagcgattctcctgcctcagcctccggagtagctagaattataggcacctgccaccatgtctggctgacttctataattttagtagacatggggttttccatgttggccaggctggtcttgaactcttgacttcaagtgatctgcctgcctcggcctcccacagtgctgagaatACAGACCACCACACCCAATCaacaaatccttttctttttcttttttttttttttaacttttattacaggTCAAGGGGtacatgcgcaggtttgttatattTGTAGATTGTGTGTCActggggtttgatgtacagattatttcatcacccaagtgaTAAAtgtagtacccaataggtagtttttcaatcctcacccttctcccaccctctgtCCTCAAGTAGCCCAGTGTTTATCATTTCCTTCTTTGGGTCGATgcgtactcagtgtttagctcccacttacaaataagaacattcagtatttggttttctgttcttgcattggtttgcttaggataatggcctccagctgcattcatgttgctgcaaagaacattctctcattctgttttatggctgtgtagtattctatggtgtatacgtactaccttttctttatccagtccaccactgatgggcctctaggttgattccgtgtctttgcttttgtgaacagggctgtgatgaacatatgcatgcctgtgtctttacagtagaacaATCTCTATTCCTTaaggcatatacccagtaatgagactgTAGGGTTggatggtagttctaagttctttgagaaatcactagactgctttccacaatagctgaactaatttacattcccaccggcAGTGGATAAGGGTTCTCTTtactccacaaccttgccagcatgttatttttttagtttaacattttttgatagtggccattctgactggtatgagatggcatcgcattgtggttttgatttgcatttctctcatgattagtgatgtcgagcattttttcatatgcttgttggctgcatgtgtgtcttctttggaaaagctgtctgttcatatcctttaaaacaacaaatcttCGTTCTGAAACAGTAGTTTTTAAAGTGTTCTCCCAGAGGAATAGCATCAGTGTCATTTGGAGACtttatcagaaatgcaaattttcaggtCCTACCTCAGACCtgctaaatcagaaactctgggcgAACAGCCCAACGATCTATGTGAAGTCTCCAGTCTTCTGTTGTACTTCCAAGTTTAAGGACCACTAAAGACTTAGAAATAGGCTGTTATGTTTCCAAATGTAGAATTAAGAAGtgtggataaaaaataaaaggcagagagagagagaaaagaaaagacaaagcatagcaaatagaaaacaaaaataaggcagTAGCAATAAGTCAAAATAATCAGTATTCAAAATACTTGTGAACATACTAAGAGCACCAGTCAAAAGACAGGGAGGCCTGGATTGATTAAAAGTGGCCCAAAGTAACACATTGTACCTGGTAAAtagattccatttttatttgtggaTTAGACCTCAATAATGCTGGTGAGGGAGAAAgtttacagaaacaaaaacacaaccatgAGTAAGTCTAGAAAGGAAAACTTACTAACATTTCCAAAGAGCTCCCACTTCATCGTCATGCAGCTACTAGAGTTTTACAGTTCTGCGAGGTCACGGGCTGGTCTAAAGTCATGAGCTGGTGGGGATCAGAGCAGGAGGAAGCCCTGGCTCCTTCCCCCGCTCTGCCCTAAGCAGGATCAGGTCTCTCTCCACCATGTGGGTGCATGCAGCTTGGTCCAACCTGCGTGCTTGACTAACATCTCTTACCCTTTACTGCCCCCTAAAAGGAATTTTCGTTTTTATGTATGGGTATATATGATCATCAAAGGCATTTGGTTTACTCTAGTAGGTTTTCATATGGCTTCAAACAGTAagtcttatatttttttcttttcttttctttttctttattttttttgagtttcaaCTGCAAGAAGCAAGAGGATTGGGCAAAGGTCAAGAGCCCATTTGTCAAACAGCACGAGACAAGCAACAGGATGTGCAAAGTGAGATATGGCGGGGAGAgcccccacagagcccaggggATGTGTGACATCATAATCACAGTCCTACATCTTCCTTGGTCTCCCCAGCTAGCCTGGCTATCTCTGCAGATAGGAAGAGAGCTGCCAAGTAGGGCTGGAAAGAGACACTGGGCAGGTAGATCTTGCCGTAACAAGGAGAAGGAAGTCATGGATTTGACCTAAAAGCCGAGAAGGGAACATTCCCAAGAGACTTGGAGGTTCCATCTCTCAAGCGAGCTGAAATTAGCAGGAATTTCTCCTGCGGCTTCGCCGTggtgtggggaaaagggaagtgGTTTTGATGCAAGGGGCGGAGGGAGTGTTGGCGGTGGCGGGGGTAGGGGGGGCGGCAGCTCACTGACAGGTTAAAACCACCCCGGAGAGGCCCAGCTCTCTGAAGTTCGACATCAGAATATACATTCGAGTAAGGGTggtcaattatttaattttttgagactctCTTTCCTTGTCTTTATACATGAGGACTAACAGAATTGTTAAGAGGATGACAGAAAACCACAGAGGAAAAAGCTGTAGTATAGTGgatactccataaatattagtTCCCTTGGCTAGATTCGTCGCTTCTTTTTCCCAAGTGTAGAGCAACAtggattaaaatttattttgtgtttctagATCTGCAGCAAATGTATTTAGAACTGTTCTATTaaattttcctagaaaataaaGCATCTCTTGCGTTGAGGCTATCTAGGTAATCTACTTCACAGCATCTAAGTCTAGAAATTCAGAAACGTCTGCATGTGCGCCTCTCTCTGTAATGtcctgattcttttctttttttctcatccacTTTCCCATCAGTGGTTCAGATATTCTCTCTATATTTGTGTTTGCAAAGTTCTATTCCTGAACGGAATTTTCTCCCAGGAATTCCTGACCGAGGCCATCTGCTCTGCAGGCAGAAAGTGAAGCGACCGCAGGCTGATGCAgccaggaaggcagaggctgagaGGAGGGAGCGTGGCATCAGAACAGAGCCGGCCGGGGCTCTGGCTTCCTCCTCCAGGATCAAGGGAAATGTGGGGAGCATGGTGCAGAATCCGGGGCAGCTCATCGCCCTGCTCACTTGCTGGGGAACAGATAAAACGTGAGTGAGGGGGAGGTTTTGTGGGCTGACACTCCCCAGAAATGCTGTGTGCACTTGAGCATGGTGGTTGATACTCAGTACTTTGAAGCAAACACCGTGAGACTACTCAGCATTGGGAGAAGCTGTCCACGTAGACGCCCAGGAAGCAGCCCAGAGGATAGGGTGCCCCAGCAATACTGCGGAAACCCAACTACTGACGAGAATGAGTGAAAGAATGCACAGATTGGACATGTAAATAAACGGGTTTAATACTCTGGCAGCTCTTGAAAACTAATCCCTTTTCTGAGTCTTCTCAGAAACCTCTATTCTCATGGTCACTCGGCAACATGCTGCAGAAAAGAAGACTCGGCCTCGGGACAGCCATGCCTGGGTTCAATCCCAGTCCCGGCTCGTGGCAGCTGGGTGATGGGGCAAGTCATCTATCCTTCCTGGGCTTCAATCCTAATCCGCAAAATGtaggggctgagggaggaaagggaTGGGGTGGAGACCATGTGAATTAATGtatgaggccaggtacagtggctcacacctgtaatcccagcactttgggaggccaaggcgggcagatcaggaggtcaggagatcaagaccatcctggctaacatggcgaaaacccatctgtactaaaaatacaaaaaattagccaggtgtggtggcacgcgcctgtagtcccagttacttgggaggctgaggcaggagaattgtttgaacccgggaggccaaggttgcagtgagccaagatcgtgccactgcactccagcctgggtgacagagtgagaatccatctcaaaataataataaatgtataaaaagtgAAGTCCCTGGTACCTGTTAAATGTTCAATAGGTGGTGGTTGTTGTCATTGGGCAAAAAGCGCGTTTTGCCCTCTCCCTTGTCCTCTCCCTCTGTGTGGAATCAATAGCCAAGTCCTTCTTAACCTCCACTCTCTttgttcctctccctcccttccctattTCCTATTAGGCCTTTCTCACCATCCTCACAGGCAACACAGCAATAGCAGCTGTGAGTCTCCTGTCTGCCCAAGAAGGTGCCCCCTCATCAGCAAGCTGGCTCTCCTCACACCAGCTGGCAGGGGCCTCTCCCACCCCTGTGCTCCAAGCACACATCGCTTCCACATTCCTGTGACACCTGCCACAGTCAGCCTGGCATTGCGGTGTCTGAGCACCTGTCGTTGCATCTGTGCTGAATCAGGCACTGTGAGAGCAAGACCAGGCCCCGTGGACTTGGGTTCCCACTGGCACCTGGCAGGTTGCCCTGCATTGGGAAGTGCTCGTTCCAGCCTGAATGTGGACTTCAGGAAAGGGCAGCCCAACATATGCTGCTTTGGTATGCTGCTTTCTTTGCACTTAGGGCATTTGGAGAACAGCAAAGGCAGCAGGGAGCTCTCTCCGGTCCCTTTATCTGTCTAAAGACAGAGCCTCCGAAAGAGCCTCACTGGGGTTTCTCACCAACCAGGGAAGATTGAACATAAATCACAGGAGTGGTGTCTGGAGGCCACACTATGCCCAGACATAGACTCGTCACAGGCTGTGCCCTCTTCTTCCGAGGCCCTGTTCATCTTCCCCAGAATCATTTACTGTCCCCCAAGTTTCCTACATTCCCCCTCCACTCTCTCCTGTGAAGCAGGTATCTAAACACCTAGATCTCGCTGGGCTTGGGGGTGCTCACTTTTCCTTCCTGTGATGCCCGTGTGCACATAATAcatttgtctctcttttctcctgttaatctgtctgcTGTCTATTTATTTCACAGACTCAGATCTCCGACTGTCCAGGGTAAGGGGAAAGTTCTCCCTCTCCTACAAATGTAATGACAAAAACAGCATGTACTGAATGGgttaacaaatgaatgaaaaatttttatCCTACATAGTTCCTCCTATTAAGCCACCAAGAGGTGGGTGAATAAAGGCTACCTAAGCCCATTTCCTATGGGGCATATCCTCAAATAGCACGTATCTATTGGTAAGTGTCCATGTCACCCTCTGAGCAGGACACCAAAACCATATTTTGTGATCTCTAGTTTTCTGggatttataatataaaaagaaacccGATGCCACATTCCAGGGCTATTACAAGTCAAATTCCAACGCTACAAACTCTAAAAGATCATAAAATACATCATAACAAAGATTACTTCCAATAAGAGAGTCTGGCTGGCTAAGGCTTTAAAATCTCTTGGTCTGTCAAATAGACACTTTGTTATAATTTGATTTCACTTGTGGCATTACTAGCAAACTTTGTAAATCCCAAGTGTACTTTGGCAGGGGAGATGGATGGAATTGTTGGGAAAGCCGTAGGGTGGAAAACATTAACTAGAGCTTAAGAAAAAATGTacaaaggaaatgaggaaaggataggCAAGATGGGGAATTCAGTGAGGTTTTGGTGGAATGGTGCTCGGTCCTGTGCCTGAGATCTTCTTCCTCTTGGTGTGCTGCAGAACATTGACAACCCCCAAGATAACAGGGAGATCTGCGAAATGTAGGAAGCAAGGCAGGTTACTGGGGGAAATATTTGTGGACTGCCTTCTTCTAAGGTTATTcctattttcttgaaaaaatactaaatatgggttaacatcacaaaagagttttcCTTTCCTCCCAATCTCTACTAATCTCAATCTCAATACCTACAATTGATTCCCTTCCTTCCAATCTCTAGTAATGATTAGCACagagtagttgctcaataaaatactttcaaactgATTACAGTTATATAAGATTACTTATAACTTCAGTGCTAATTCTTGCcacatgtatttgtgttttacaCATTTCAAAGTGAGATTAGTTTCACTTTCAAGATTGTGACACAAGGCAAAGGGCAGCTCTGTCTGACGTGATCATGTCAGGGGATCAGACAACCAGCTTTATGATGGATTTCCAACAGATCATTGTGAATCTCTTTCAGACACCCTGCCACACAgctgctgaaaaagaaatatgagctGACAAAACATTCCTCACTTTActtaaacaagaaaaggaaagaggccaCCATACACCAGGGCACAGGTGACAGACAATAAAATAGCAAAGGCCAGTTAATTATGGGGATTGGGTTTTTGCTGGGATGCAGATGGGAACGTGGTCACACCCAATAAACAGAGGCCTATGGTCTGTATTCTACAGGTAATTCTACAGAAAAGAAGATGAAAGGACCATCGACAGTTAATCACTGttgtgattaagaaaatgtagatttccagcctgggtagcatagagagaccctgtctctaccaaaaaaaaaaaaaaaaaattaggttagcCAGGCACCAtgatgtgtgcttgtagtcccagtacttgggaggctgaggtaggaggatcgcgtgaacccaggagttggaggctgcagtgagcaaagatcgcagcacagcgctccagcctgggggatagactgagaccgtgtctctaaaaaaactaactaaataaaagtaGATCCACTACAAAGACTTGCTTTCTGAAGCTCAGTTAAAGCTTTTGtaggcacacatacacaaatcCTATGACACTCCTAAAACGGCGGTGTGCCCTAGGTATGTTAATAGAATAGTTAGGGTAAAGATTTAGGTAGGAATATTTGCACAAATTAACTGCAGCTTCTGTTTAAACATGTTCAAATTTTCATATTGCGTACTTACGCTGCACCACATTCATAAAACGTCAAGGATTCTTATTCAATACTTCACGAAGGGCACTACATCTGGCACAAGACTCTGCCCCAAGGTGTTTTCACACAGCTGGAAACCGTGTTTCTTCAATGTACTAGGCTTCATATTGCTGAGGCTTTTGAAGCCACCAGGGTTTTTGCCACAGGGGAATCCCTGCTGAGCACCTGGGGATTCCCTGGGACAGTGAGAGCCCCAGGGAGCAGGAGACAATTAAAGCCGAACTCAGCGTAATAATCCCTCTTGGGGCCTTTgctgtttattttctcacatttctcctGCCGGCCACCTCATAGCTCACCTTCCCCCCAAGTCTCTGACACTCTTGACACAGAGCAGAACCAGCAGAACTGAATGGAAGGATGCAAATGACACAGGCTGGAGGGGTTTGGGAATGGGCCCTGGGCAAGGCTGAAAGGTGGGATGGCTGAGAAGGGATTTAATGACAGTCCTAAGAGCTCCAAATGGGGCAGGGGAGGTGGTGTCCACAGGGAAGGAAATGAGAGGAACAGGTTTACATTCCAAGAGGACTGGATCAAGGAATGGCTTCCAGTCTTCTGGAAATTTTTGACAAAAGATGAGTGAGAGGGTCTGGTAGTCATGCTACACTGAGAGGCAGCCTCAGCTGTCTGAGGACAATCTTGAAAGTGAAACTAATCTCactttgaaatgtataaaacacaaatatatgtgaCAAGAATTAGCACAGAAGTTATAAGTAATCTTATATAACTTTAATcagtttgaaagtattttattgagcaactactctGTGCCAATCATTACTAGAGATTGGAAGGAAGGGAATCAATAGTAGGTATTGAGATTGAAATTAGTAGAGATTGGGAGGAAAGGACATCCAAATACTCATTTGGAGATGGAAGGCATTTGATGTACCTTCTCCCTCCCTACACTGAATGTTCCTTACTGCCAATCTCTCTCCACAGGGCTCACCTCCTATTGCATTTCTGGcccttgattctttttttttttttttttttttttttttttttgagacaaggtctttgctgtgtcacccaggctagagtgcagtgtcacgatcacagctcactgcagcctcaaattcccgggttcaagtgatcttcccatctcagcctcctgagtagctgggagtgcttgctaccacacctggctaatttttaaatttttagtagagatggagtctcactatgttggccaggctgatctaaaactcctggcctcaagcaatcctgcctcctcagcctcccaaagtgctgggattataggcatgagccaccgtgtctagcTGCATTACTGGTTCTATGAGAGAGAAGGCAGAAGAAGACTGCCctctgagaaaaaaaagtgaataaaacacttttaaaaaatttttaaagtttttaatgcCTATTGTTTTACCATTATAGCTTCATTTATTCCCACCTTTAAAAGTTCCTGAAGTTTAAATACCCATAGATCAGAGGCAGTGTCCATTAGTAAGAATAAATGGCAGTTGGTTGCCATAGAAATATTTAGTTGAAATCATCTGAACACTTCAGATGCTCTAGCCTGGCCTTATGTTGTTCAAGGCCCCACACTGGCTAGGCTGGGGCTTAGATTTCACTGAGAGGAACTTTCCCTTCTGGCTGGCTTAGCTTCCAGAACATGAGCCTGGCTAGGGATTTATACTGCCCTAGatccaaaaacaaaattaaaggacAACAAACATAtcgggaaaatatttgcaatctgtGACAAAGGCAAATCACCTTAATATAAAAATAGCTTTGACAAATCAATAAAAGATGAATACCACAGAGAAAACCaacaataacaatttaaaaataaagccaacaGAAACATAAAGAGATAATTTGTAAGCGAGGAAATACAACATGATAAAATTGCAAACGAAAAAAACACTTCACATTCACAAGtaattaaagaaaagcaaaataaagcaatCATGAGATCCTTTTTCACTTATCAAATTAGCaaacattttgtttccttttttttagtGGTGAAATTCAGTATTGGCAGGAGTTCAGAAAATGAATCTCTTTTATACattggtaggagtgtaaactgGCAAAGCCTTTCTGGAGGGACATTTGGAATATTTATTAGTGGCTCTTCAAAACAATATTTCTCATTACATATACCACAGAGAATTGGTCAGGTAAGCTATGATACATCCACATGGCACCATTAAAACGTTGCAGAAGAAAGATTCAGTGATGTTGAGAAAAGTAGATTATAAGATCATATATTCAATATGagtatagtttttgtttttgtttttttaatgtatagaagGACGTGAAGAACCAGATTCTTAGtcaaataaaattactatttgaaatttactttgcTTCCATGAATGAAcctacttaaaaaattatttatttatttattgagatggagtttcactcttgttgcccaggatagagtgcaatggcgcgatcttggttcactgcaacctccatctcccaggttcaagtgattcttctgcctcagcctccagagtagctgggattacaggtatgagccaccacacctggctaattttgtatttttagtagagacggggtttctccatgtttgtcaggctggtctcgaactcccgacctcagatgattcgcctgcctcggcctcccaaagtgctaggattacaggagtgagccactgtgccggcttAAAAATTTAATAGGAAGAATTTCCCTAGTGGTAATTACTTTGttctatgaattttctttttttttttttttctttcaatggaatctcactctgtcgccaggctggagtgcagtggcatgaccttggctcactgcaacctccgcctcccaggttcaagcgattctcttgcctcagcctcccaagtagctgggaacacaggtgcgcacaaccacgcccagctaatttttgtatatttttagtagagacagggtttcaccacgttggccaggctggtctctgtctcttgacctcgtgctccgcccacgtcagcctcccaaagtgctggggttacaggcgtgagtcaccgcgccagGCCCCATGAATACTTATTAAACTCCTCCTACAAGCCAGGCGCCACTCCAGGTGAAAGAGACAGAAGTGAATAAGGCAAACATCTAGCTTTTATGTCCCTTTTCGTAGGGAACACAAGAATAAGTAAAACCAACAGAAATAACAGGGCGACAGTTTCATGAAGAAAATACAGTAAGTTTACCGGGATAGAGATTGTAAGGAGGTCGGGGACAACATCAGGTACAATGATGGATCTGATGAAATGATATTTGAGTTGGGCCAGAGTGAGAAGGATTCCAGGCAGACGGGAGAACAGGGGCCAAAGCCCTGGGGTGGGAAGAGCATTGGAATACTTATGGAGCAGAAATAAGTTCAGTGTGGTGAGAGTCTGTGTGTGAAGACAGCAAGAGGGGAAGAAATGGAGTCAGAGTCCG is drawn from Papio anubis isolate 15944 chromosome 15, Panubis1.0, whole genome shotgun sequence and contains these coding sequences:
- the LOC108582839 gene encoding uncharacterized protein LOC108582839, with amino-acid sequence MQPGRQRLRGGSVASEQSRPGLWLPPPGSREMWGAWCRIRGSSSPCSLAGEQIKRLSHHPHRQHSNSSCESPVCPRRCPLISKLALLTPAGRGLSHPCAPSTHRFHIPVTPATVSLALRCLSTCRCICAESGTVRARPGPVDLGSHWHLAGCPALGSARSSLNVDFRKGQPNICCFGMLLSLHLGHLENSKGSRELSPVPLSV